One genomic segment of Belonocnema kinseyi isolate 2016_QV_RU_SX_M_011 chromosome 2, B_treatae_v1, whole genome shotgun sequence includes these proteins:
- the LOC117168318 gene encoding uncharacterized protein LOC117168318 isoform X2, whose protein sequence is MRSMKCGRYRRRIIAEIFVFLIYIEIIDGQGFMFNNQLAVIANDCYTRVAIGSRLSDANTTTVQVATVSDCEDACSNNRTTCKSISFGIGVRGNASCILGNQIPNSDTLQTDEDYDVYIRTQKTPHCEADRLFSLSGGRKMQMSNNMTTVMPTISFMNNPLPMQPGVVFQSTRPNGDRSTGSTINQRWFPTNDDDFRSYDIERNKNIHKDSHDKSSTHDSNYNNYNRFDKNGGVDEKAPEFFDKIDYGSFFGHKIRTIESTKSDSGDSGFGSFSIGKNLFPVDYSEYSKPIVQQSYLTISGKSETGGSKGFDSRKPVYTEVPFVTKSLDKPPTGSFGFVIEHGSDKVGYSGINFGGSGHRTDVGVRPISIFEFHGIDKAKSRIEDSDDNGSRFKMNSHSDHGIYRYSTPVVHRREPENHRFRQTGQLPDTSVFKYSPERSYPHYVTGGNDGGHGIGSTKACYRKIPGKKVAEVHIRRTIECERMEDCRQDCELQKNFPCEGFSYRRMGTSPRGICELASMPFSRMDLSKDFMSDSHYEYHGRDAACYRKNYGETYNNQRPWRYPTPKPNLPYGPPRDSWRSRQPDRAFSPPRFGDRIPDNFYSKPPDYDRRPGYETPRDGSRYSGRPYVVPRGPDDSSHGGGGRRGPDRSDYRTFGYGRPYPPRPIDDPPNRPMEIDVYSRYPPKPPHYLQFPERRDDHGYPDSVTDTNEVGPYIAGDRKNDWGSYSNTYGSSYGYDTNQISKLEPPKNDHDPHKSPRPFGNDHVYGQFYNYGGAFGYGDNYIPTNRDVLYGGTENEHECSIRTGAGFKVGRNLIGSTYLAQNVDECEKLCHQEKTLLCRTYSYRYNVEATDPTNNCLLSAIPYENLSFYMDIEPDRNYDIYAMGKDTSRCITSKQPDQRPPDDCFWRVKSGFGMPTDVIKKGTSVTGLGECESECVRSQEFTCRSFVFRHGQDSSGDSLNCFLSDWSSQEINPENLIDADGAELYERGSFGRGCEPFPFTRRPNVAPTNRKFPEGGEVCYSSYQKPCRLSPYSVVLSIRVETETDCRQRCSKMRSKDDVPCWSFSYKIKGDGSDNNCLLSDVPSRDLRPGLDYIYDDDHILFVWQELEPQCLLIDDTSDIVGPASVPGRPIPYPDVERPNYGRPGSGLPPQEYERPGYGSLPSSYDRPSYGPPNQIKPIYGPPSLDHRRPGYGPPRPDRPNYEYLPSDHGRPYSENERLPGYAKPPPQSERPRPGYERPPPEYGIPPPGYGRPPSEYDRPLPGVGRPTSEYDTPQASHGRPPPIQKRPPLPDNDRPLDGNLIPDDSQEVIPLNPNSAHPDRPPYHDRKEGHGAYGGGFSDDKFNHGVGFHGYDNKLGAVYHGLTVFQHYSVSGYPCKRGTKCERNKIAGFWSCETEGSEFGSWDYCCEPTSHCGFSKGFNYPWCYVGPVEEQWRPCSEKYFPYLPSPRPIIRSQKDNRKTNENARHLDDDTELDKNFVSRRWPVAYLHCEPPPNERDSIAATNIQKDHPSNNVTRTRKRVEKSTDQPGKLLRLSEISQEIPVKSKNESLDSSGHVNSKLLVTELRFGKVERIPKPARNRRRSKNVTTENLTYRNDTRTS, encoded by the exons ATTGCTATACAAGAGTGGCGATTGGTTCTCGATTATCGGATGCTAATACCACTACTGTCCAGGTAGCAACAGTTTCCGATTGTGAAGATGCGTGTTCAAATAATAGAACTACATGCAAATCTATTAGTTTCGG AATTGGAGTGAGAGGTAATGCATCCTGCATACTCGGGAATCAGATTCCAAATTCCGATACTCTCCAAACAGATGAAGATTACGATGTCTACATCAGAACTCAAAAAACACCACATTGCGAGGCTGATCGATTATTCAGTCTTAGCGGTGGTAGAAAGATGCAAATGTCCAACAATATGACCACCGTCATGCCAACTATTAGCTTCATGAACAATCCGCTTCCGATGCAACCCGGTGTCGTCTTTCAATCAACAAGACCCAACGGAGACAGGAGTACCGGAAGCACAATTAATCAAAGATGGTTTCCCACCAACGACGACGACTTTCGATCTTACGAcatcgaaagaaataaaaatatccatAAGGATTCCCACGATAAAAGTTCCACACATGATTCCAACTACAACAATTACAACCGATTTGATAAAAATGGAGGAGTGGATGAAAAGGCACCtgagttttttgataaaattgattatgGGTCCTTCTTCGGACACAAAATTAGGACCATAGAATCCACGAAAAGTGATTCTGGCGACAGTGGATTTGGAAGTTTTTCCATCGGGAAGAATCTTTTTCCAGTGGATTATTCCGAATATTCGAAACCGATTGTTCAACAATCATATTTAACAATTTCTGGAAAATCAGAGACTGGAGGAAGTAAAGGTTTTGATTCAAGAAAACCGGTTTATACAGAAGTtccttttgttacaaaatctttAGACAAACCCCCTACGGGTTCTTTTGGATTTGTGATCGAACATGGTTCTGATAAAGTGGGTTATTCTGGGATAAATTTTGGTGGATCAGGTCATCGAACTGATGTGGGTGTTAGGCctatttcaattttcgaatttcatgGAATAGATAAGGCAAAAAGTAGAATTGAAGATTCGGATGATAATGGGTCGAGATTTAAAATGAACTCGCACAGTGATCATGGGATTTATCGGTATTCAACACCGGTAGTTCATCGTAGAGAACCCGAAAATCACAGGTTTCGTCAGACAGGTCAGCTACCAGACACTTCAGTTTTCAAGTATTCACCGGAACGGAGTTATCCTCATTATGTCACTGGCGGGAATGATGGAGGACACGGAATTGGTAGTACTAAAG CTTGTTATCGAAAAATACCAGGGAAAAAAGTCGCTGAAGTTCACATAAGACGTACGATAGAATGTGAAAGAATGGAAGACTGTCGACAGGACtgtgaattgcaaaaaaatttcccTTGTGAAGGTTTCAGCTACAG ACGAATGGGTACCAGTCCTCGCGGAATTTGTGAACTAGCATCGATGCCATTTTCAAGAATGGACCTTAGCAAAGATTTTATGTCAGATTCTCATTACGAATATCATGGCAGAGATGCTGCCTGTTATCGAAAAAATTACGGTGAAACTTATAATAACCAAAGACCGTGGAGATATCCGACCCCAAAACCGAATTTGCCTTACGGACCGCCCCGTGATTCTTGGAGGTCTCGTCAACCAGATAGAGCATTTTCACCTCCACGCTTCGGAGACCGGATACCAGACAATTTCTACAGTAAGCCACCAGATTACGATCGGCGTCCTGGATATGAAACACCTCGAGATGGCTCCCGTTATAGCGGTAGACCTTACGTAGTACCACGTGGTCCAGATGATTCTTCTCATGGAGGGGGTGGAAGAAGAGGTCCTGATAGATCTGATTATAGAACTTTTGGATATGGAAGACCTTATCCTCCAAGACCTATAGATGATCCACCAAATCGACCAATGGAAATTGATGTTTATTCCCGTTATCCACCGAAACCCCCTCATTATCTTCAATTTCCGGAAAGGAGGGATGATCATGGATATCCCGATTCTG TTACCGACACAAACGAAGTGGGCCCTTACATAGCCGGCGACCGAAAGAATGATTGGGGATCTTACAGTAACACTTACGGTAGTTCATATGGTTATGATACCAATCAGATCAGTAAATTAGAACCGCCAAAAAACGATCACGATCCCCATAAAAGTCCTCGGCCCTTTGGTAACGATCACGTCTACGGtcagttttataattatggtggTGCTTTTGGTTACGGAGACAATTATATACCGACTAATAGAGACGTGTTATATGGAGGAACCGAAAATGAACACGAATGTTCCATAAGAACTGGAGCTGGATTCAAAGTAGGAAGGAATCTAATCGGCAGTACTTATCTCGCCCAAAACGTCGATGAATGTGAAAAGTTATGTCATCAAGAAAAGACACTACTTTGCAGAACATATTCTTACAG GTATAATGTAGAAGCTACAGATCCAACAAATAATTGTCTCCTGAGTGCAATTCCTTATGAAAACCTCAGTTTTTATATGGATATAGAACCGGATCGAAATTATGATATCTATGCAATGGGAAAAGACACAAGCCGTTGTATAACTTCCAAACAACCTGATCAACGACCTCCTGatg ATTGTTTCTGGAGAGTTAAAAGTGGTTTCGGAATGCCAACGGATGTAATAAAGAAAGGAACATCTGTTACGGGTCTAGGAGAATGCGAATCAGAATGTGTTAGATCTCAAGAATTTACTTGCAGAAGTTTTGTTTTTAG ACATGGACAAGACAGCTCTGGTGACTCACTAAATTGTTTCCTAAGTGATTGGTCTTCTCAGGAAATCAATCCTGAGAATTTAATTGATGCTGATGGAGCCGAATTATATGAAAGAGGTAGTTTTGGTAGAGGATGCGAACCCTTCCCCTTTACCCGAAGACCAAATGTTGCTCCAACCAACAGAAAATTCCCAGAGGGGGGAGAAG TATGCTACAGTTCATACCAAAAACCATGCAGATTATCTCCATATTCGGTAGTACTTTCAATTCGTGTGGAAACTGAAACAGATTGTCGTCAAAGATGCTCGAAAATGAGATCAAAGGATGACGTTCCTTGTTGGTCATTCAGTTATAA GATCAAAGGAGATGGATCAGACAATAATTGTCTTTTAAGTGACGTTCCCAGCAGAGATTTGAGGCCAGGCCTCGATTACATTTACGATGATGATCATATACTATTTGTATGGCAAGAATTAGAACCTCAGTGTCTACTAATAGATGACACATCCGACATTGTAGGTCCAGCATCTGTTCCTGGTAGACCTATTCCCTATCCAGATGTTGAAAGGCCTAACTATGGTAGACCTGGATCAGGCCTTCCGCCTCAAGAATATGAAAGACCAGGATATGGTTCTCTACCTTCAAGTTATGATAGACCTAGTTATGGCCCTCCAAACCAGATAAAACCGATTTATGGACCTCCGTCTTTAGATCATAGAAGGCCTGGTTATGGTCCACCACGTCCTGATCGACCTAATTATGAATATCTACCTTCTGATCATGGTAGACCTTACTCAGAAAATGAAAGACTTCCAGGTTATGCAAAACCTCCTCCACAATCTGAAAGACCTCGTCCAGGATATGAAAGGCCTCCTCCAGAATATGGAATACCACCTCCAGGTTATGGAAGACCTCCTTCAGAATATGATAGACCTCTTCCAGGTGTTGGAAGACCTACTTCGGAATATGATACACCTCAAGCAAGTCATGGACGACCTCCTCCGATTCAGAAAAGACCTCCACTTCCTGATAATGATAGACCTTTGGATGGAAACCTTATTCCTGATGATTCCCAAGAAGTGATTCCCCTTAATCCGAATAGCGCTCACCCAGATAGACCTCCTTATCACGATAGAAAAGAAGGACATGGAGCTTATGGAGGAGGATTTTCTGATGATAAATTTAATCATGGGGTTGGATTCCATGGTTATGATAATAAGCTGGGAGCAGTCTATC ATGGGCTTACCGTGTTCCAACATTATTCAGTAAGTGGATATCCATGTAAGCGAGGCACTAAATGTGAAAGGAATAAAATTGCTGGATTCTGGTCGTGTGAAACGGAAGGAAGTGAATTTGGATCTTGGGACTACTGCTGCGAGCCTACTAGTCACTGTGGGTTTTCAAAGGGATTTAATTATCCATG GTGCTATGTGGGACCAGTGGAAGAACAGTGGAGGCCTTGCAGCGAAAAATACTTTCCTTATCTGCCAAGTCCACGTCCAATTATTCGATCACAAAAAGATAACAGAAAAACGAATGAAAATGCTCGTCATCTCGATGATGACACAGAGCTAGACAAAAATTTCGTCAGCCGTCGTTGGCCTGTTGCTTACCTTCATTGTGAACCTCCACCGAATGAAAGGGATTCGATCGCAGCAACCAATATTCAAAAAGATCATCCATCAAATAACGTAACAAGAACGCGAAAAAGAGTCGAAAAATCGACAGACCAACCCGGAAAACTATTAAGATTATCAGAAATATCTCAGGAAATTCCAGTGAAAAGCAAAAACGAAAGCTTAGATTCTTCAGGCCACGTCAATTCCAAGTTATTAGTAACTGAGTTAAGATTTGGAAAAGTGGAACGTATCCCCAAGCCTGCAAGAAATCGTCGTCGAAGTAAAAATGTTACAACGGAAAATCTGACGTATCGTAATGACACTAGGACTTCATAA
- the LOC117168318 gene encoding uncharacterized protein LOC117168318 isoform X1 codes for MRSMKCGRYRRRIIAEIFVFLIYIEIIDGQGFMFNNQLAVIANDCYTRVAIGSRLSDANTTTVQVATVSDCEDACSNNRTTCKSISFGIGVRGNASCILGNQIPNSDTLQTDEDYDVYIRTQKTPHCEADRLFSLSGGRKMQMSNNMTTVMPTISFMNNPLPMQPGVVFQSTRPNGDRSTGSTINQRWFPTNDDDFRSYDIERNKNIHKDSHDKSSTHDSNYNNYNRFDKNGGVDEKAPEFFDKIDYGSFFGHKIRTIESTKSDSGDSGFGSFSIGKNLFPVDYSEYSKPIVQQSYLTISGKSETGGSKGFDSRKPVYTEVPFVTKSLDKPPTGSFGFVIEHGSDKVGYSGINFGGSGHRTDVGVRPISIFEFHGIDKAKSRIEDSDDNGSRFKMNSHSDHGIYRYSTPVVHRREPENHRFRQTGQLPDTSVFKYSPERSYPHYVTGGNDGGHGIGSTKACYRKIPGKKVAEVHIRRTIECERMEDCRQDCELQKNFPCEGFSYRRMGTSPRGICELASMPFSRMDLSKDFMSDSHYEYHGRDAACYRKNYGETYNNQRPWRYPTPKPNLPYGPPRDSWRSRQPDRAFSPPRFGDRIPDNFYSKPPDYDRRPGYETPRDGSRYSGRPYVVPRGPDDSSHGGGGRRGPDRSDYRTFGYGRPYPPRPIDDPPNRPMEIDVYSRYPPKPPHYLQFPERRDDHGYPDSVTDTNEVGPYIAGDRKNDWGSYSNTYGSSYGYDTNQISKLEPPKNDHDPHKSPRPFGNDHVYGQFYNYGGAFGYGDNYIPTNRDVLYGGTENEHECSIRTGAGFKVGRNLIGSTYLAQNVDECEKLCHQEKTLLCRTYSYRYNVEATDPTNNCLLSAIPYENLSFYMDIEPDRNYDIYAMGKDTSRCITSKQPDQRPPDDCFWRVKSGFGMPTDVIKKGTSVTGLGECESECVRSQEFTCRSFVFRHGQDSSGDSLNCFLSDWSSQEINPENLIDADGAELYERGSFGRGCEPFPFTRRPNVAPTNRKFPEGGEVCYSSYQKPCRLSPYSVVLSIRVETETDCRQRCSKMRSKDDVPCWSFSYKIKGDGSDNNCLLSDVPSRDLRPGLDYIYDDDHILFVWQELEPQCLLIDDTSDIVGPASVPGRPIPYPDVERPNYGRPGSGLPPQEYERPGYGSLPSSYDRPSYGPPNQIKPIYGPPSLDHRRPGYGPPRPDRPNYEYLPSDHGRPYSENERLPGYAKPPPQSERPRPGYERPPPEYGIPPPGYGRPPSEYDRPLPGVGRPTSEYDTPQASHGRPPPIQKRPPLPDNDRPLDGNLIPDDSQEVIPLNPNSAHPDRPPYHDRKEGHGAYGGGFSDDKFNHGVGFHGYDNKLGAVYPDGLTVFQHYSVSGYPCKRGTKCERNKIAGFWSCETEGSEFGSWDYCCEPTSHCGFSKGFNYPWCYVGPVEEQWRPCSEKYFPYLPSPRPIIRSQKDNRKTNENARHLDDDTELDKNFVSRRWPVAYLHCEPPPNERDSIAATNIQKDHPSNNVTRTRKRVEKSTDQPGKLLRLSEISQEIPVKSKNESLDSSGHVNSKLLVTELRFGKVERIPKPARNRRRSKNVTTENLTYRNDTRTS; via the exons ATTGCTATACAAGAGTGGCGATTGGTTCTCGATTATCGGATGCTAATACCACTACTGTCCAGGTAGCAACAGTTTCCGATTGTGAAGATGCGTGTTCAAATAATAGAACTACATGCAAATCTATTAGTTTCGG AATTGGAGTGAGAGGTAATGCATCCTGCATACTCGGGAATCAGATTCCAAATTCCGATACTCTCCAAACAGATGAAGATTACGATGTCTACATCAGAACTCAAAAAACACCACATTGCGAGGCTGATCGATTATTCAGTCTTAGCGGTGGTAGAAAGATGCAAATGTCCAACAATATGACCACCGTCATGCCAACTATTAGCTTCATGAACAATCCGCTTCCGATGCAACCCGGTGTCGTCTTTCAATCAACAAGACCCAACGGAGACAGGAGTACCGGAAGCACAATTAATCAAAGATGGTTTCCCACCAACGACGACGACTTTCGATCTTACGAcatcgaaagaaataaaaatatccatAAGGATTCCCACGATAAAAGTTCCACACATGATTCCAACTACAACAATTACAACCGATTTGATAAAAATGGAGGAGTGGATGAAAAGGCACCtgagttttttgataaaattgattatgGGTCCTTCTTCGGACACAAAATTAGGACCATAGAATCCACGAAAAGTGATTCTGGCGACAGTGGATTTGGAAGTTTTTCCATCGGGAAGAATCTTTTTCCAGTGGATTATTCCGAATATTCGAAACCGATTGTTCAACAATCATATTTAACAATTTCTGGAAAATCAGAGACTGGAGGAAGTAAAGGTTTTGATTCAAGAAAACCGGTTTATACAGAAGTtccttttgttacaaaatctttAGACAAACCCCCTACGGGTTCTTTTGGATTTGTGATCGAACATGGTTCTGATAAAGTGGGTTATTCTGGGATAAATTTTGGTGGATCAGGTCATCGAACTGATGTGGGTGTTAGGCctatttcaattttcgaatttcatgGAATAGATAAGGCAAAAAGTAGAATTGAAGATTCGGATGATAATGGGTCGAGATTTAAAATGAACTCGCACAGTGATCATGGGATTTATCGGTATTCAACACCGGTAGTTCATCGTAGAGAACCCGAAAATCACAGGTTTCGTCAGACAGGTCAGCTACCAGACACTTCAGTTTTCAAGTATTCACCGGAACGGAGTTATCCTCATTATGTCACTGGCGGGAATGATGGAGGACACGGAATTGGTAGTACTAAAG CTTGTTATCGAAAAATACCAGGGAAAAAAGTCGCTGAAGTTCACATAAGACGTACGATAGAATGTGAAAGAATGGAAGACTGTCGACAGGACtgtgaattgcaaaaaaatttcccTTGTGAAGGTTTCAGCTACAG ACGAATGGGTACCAGTCCTCGCGGAATTTGTGAACTAGCATCGATGCCATTTTCAAGAATGGACCTTAGCAAAGATTTTATGTCAGATTCTCATTACGAATATCATGGCAGAGATGCTGCCTGTTATCGAAAAAATTACGGTGAAACTTATAATAACCAAAGACCGTGGAGATATCCGACCCCAAAACCGAATTTGCCTTACGGACCGCCCCGTGATTCTTGGAGGTCTCGTCAACCAGATAGAGCATTTTCACCTCCACGCTTCGGAGACCGGATACCAGACAATTTCTACAGTAAGCCACCAGATTACGATCGGCGTCCTGGATATGAAACACCTCGAGATGGCTCCCGTTATAGCGGTAGACCTTACGTAGTACCACGTGGTCCAGATGATTCTTCTCATGGAGGGGGTGGAAGAAGAGGTCCTGATAGATCTGATTATAGAACTTTTGGATATGGAAGACCTTATCCTCCAAGACCTATAGATGATCCACCAAATCGACCAATGGAAATTGATGTTTATTCCCGTTATCCACCGAAACCCCCTCATTATCTTCAATTTCCGGAAAGGAGGGATGATCATGGATATCCCGATTCTG TTACCGACACAAACGAAGTGGGCCCTTACATAGCCGGCGACCGAAAGAATGATTGGGGATCTTACAGTAACACTTACGGTAGTTCATATGGTTATGATACCAATCAGATCAGTAAATTAGAACCGCCAAAAAACGATCACGATCCCCATAAAAGTCCTCGGCCCTTTGGTAACGATCACGTCTACGGtcagttttataattatggtggTGCTTTTGGTTACGGAGACAATTATATACCGACTAATAGAGACGTGTTATATGGAGGAACCGAAAATGAACACGAATGTTCCATAAGAACTGGAGCTGGATTCAAAGTAGGAAGGAATCTAATCGGCAGTACTTATCTCGCCCAAAACGTCGATGAATGTGAAAAGTTATGTCATCAAGAAAAGACACTACTTTGCAGAACATATTCTTACAG GTATAATGTAGAAGCTACAGATCCAACAAATAATTGTCTCCTGAGTGCAATTCCTTATGAAAACCTCAGTTTTTATATGGATATAGAACCGGATCGAAATTATGATATCTATGCAATGGGAAAAGACACAAGCCGTTGTATAACTTCCAAACAACCTGATCAACGACCTCCTGatg ATTGTTTCTGGAGAGTTAAAAGTGGTTTCGGAATGCCAACGGATGTAATAAAGAAAGGAACATCTGTTACGGGTCTAGGAGAATGCGAATCAGAATGTGTTAGATCTCAAGAATTTACTTGCAGAAGTTTTGTTTTTAG ACATGGACAAGACAGCTCTGGTGACTCACTAAATTGTTTCCTAAGTGATTGGTCTTCTCAGGAAATCAATCCTGAGAATTTAATTGATGCTGATGGAGCCGAATTATATGAAAGAGGTAGTTTTGGTAGAGGATGCGAACCCTTCCCCTTTACCCGAAGACCAAATGTTGCTCCAACCAACAGAAAATTCCCAGAGGGGGGAGAAG TATGCTACAGTTCATACCAAAAACCATGCAGATTATCTCCATATTCGGTAGTACTTTCAATTCGTGTGGAAACTGAAACAGATTGTCGTCAAAGATGCTCGAAAATGAGATCAAAGGATGACGTTCCTTGTTGGTCATTCAGTTATAA GATCAAAGGAGATGGATCAGACAATAATTGTCTTTTAAGTGACGTTCCCAGCAGAGATTTGAGGCCAGGCCTCGATTACATTTACGATGATGATCATATACTATTTGTATGGCAAGAATTAGAACCTCAGTGTCTACTAATAGATGACACATCCGACATTGTAGGTCCAGCATCTGTTCCTGGTAGACCTATTCCCTATCCAGATGTTGAAAGGCCTAACTATGGTAGACCTGGATCAGGCCTTCCGCCTCAAGAATATGAAAGACCAGGATATGGTTCTCTACCTTCAAGTTATGATAGACCTAGTTATGGCCCTCCAAACCAGATAAAACCGATTTATGGACCTCCGTCTTTAGATCATAGAAGGCCTGGTTATGGTCCACCACGTCCTGATCGACCTAATTATGAATATCTACCTTCTGATCATGGTAGACCTTACTCAGAAAATGAAAGACTTCCAGGTTATGCAAAACCTCCTCCACAATCTGAAAGACCTCGTCCAGGATATGAAAGGCCTCCTCCAGAATATGGAATACCACCTCCAGGTTATGGAAGACCTCCTTCAGAATATGATAGACCTCTTCCAGGTGTTGGAAGACCTACTTCGGAATATGATACACCTCAAGCAAGTCATGGACGACCTCCTCCGATTCAGAAAAGACCTCCACTTCCTGATAATGATAGACCTTTGGATGGAAACCTTATTCCTGATGATTCCCAAGAAGTGATTCCCCTTAATCCGAATAGCGCTCACCCAGATAGACCTCCTTATCACGATAGAAAAGAAGGACATGGAGCTTATGGAGGAGGATTTTCTGATGATAAATTTAATCATGGGGTTGGATTCCATGGTTATGATAATAAGCTGGGAGCAGTCTATC cagATGGGCTTACCGTGTTCCAACATTATTCAGTAAGTGGATATCCATGTAAGCGAGGCACTAAATGTGAAAGGAATAAAATTGCTGGATTCTGGTCGTGTGAAACGGAAGGAAGTGAATTTGGATCTTGGGACTACTGCTGCGAGCCTACTAGTCACTGTGGGTTTTCAAAGGGATTTAATTATCCATG GTGCTATGTGGGACCAGTGGAAGAACAGTGGAGGCCTTGCAGCGAAAAATACTTTCCTTATCTGCCAAGTCCACGTCCAATTATTCGATCACAAAAAGATAACAGAAAAACGAATGAAAATGCTCGTCATCTCGATGATGACACAGAGCTAGACAAAAATTTCGTCAGCCGTCGTTGGCCTGTTGCTTACCTTCATTGTGAACCTCCACCGAATGAAAGGGATTCGATCGCAGCAACCAATATTCAAAAAGATCATCCATCAAATAACGTAACAAGAACGCGAAAAAGAGTCGAAAAATCGACAGACCAACCCGGAAAACTATTAAGATTATCAGAAATATCTCAGGAAATTCCAGTGAAAAGCAAAAACGAAAGCTTAGATTCTTCAGGCCACGTCAATTCCAAGTTATTAGTAACTGAGTTAAGATTTGGAAAAGTGGAACGTATCCCCAAGCCTGCAAGAAATCGTCGTCGAAGTAAAAATGTTACAACGGAAAATCTGACGTATCGTAATGACACTAGGACTTCATAA